Proteins from a genomic interval of Microbacterium phyllosphaerae:
- a CDS encoding copper resistance CopC family protein, with product MKTTARRLPAAPTALAAALLTAFLVLFAPLSASAHDSLLASSPEADSTVDILPAELTLTFSAKLIDGEGATEIVVTDPEGDSVIDGAPTLNGAVVTQPLVSEAPAGAYHVVWKVVSSDGHPTSGEFDFTVANATESTATAEPTASPTTAEPTPAATAGPGTDVTPAPEESDSSPATTMIWVLGIAGVLVILGIVVWLVTRGRSGSAPADSGAPSER from the coding sequence GTGAAAACCACAGCTCGCCGCCTCCCCGCAGCCCCGACCGCCCTCGCGGCAGCCCTTCTCACCGCGTTCCTCGTCCTGTTCGCGCCGTTGTCGGCATCCGCTCACGACAGCCTGCTCGCGTCGTCGCCCGAGGCGGACAGCACGGTCGACATCCTTCCCGCCGAGCTCACCCTGACCTTCAGCGCGAAGCTGATCGACGGCGAAGGCGCGACCGAGATCGTCGTCACGGATCCCGAGGGCGACTCCGTCATCGACGGCGCACCGACCCTGAACGGCGCCGTCGTCACCCAGCCCCTCGTGTCCGAGGCGCCGGCGGGTGCCTATCACGTGGTCTGGAAGGTCGTCTCGAGCGACGGCCACCCCACCTCCGGCGAGTTCGACTTCACGGTCGCGAACGCCACCGAGAGCACCGCCACCGCCGAGCCGACGGCGTCACCCACGACTGCGGAGCCGACTCCCGCTGCGACCGCCGGGCCCGGAACCGACGTCACCCCCGCGCCGGAAGAGAGCGACTCGTCTCCCGCGACGACCATGATCTGGGTGCTCGGGATCGCGGGAGTGCTGGTGATCCTCGGCATCGTCGTCTGGCTCGTGACCCGCGGGCGCAGCGGCAGTGCTCCCGCCGATTCCGGCGCCCCCTCGGAGCGATAG